The following are encoded together in the Glycine max cultivar Williams 82 chromosome 8, Glycine_max_v4.0, whole genome shotgun sequence genome:
- the LOC106794176 gene encoding lysine-specific demethylase JMJ25: NAVDLQYKDLRHFQWHWEKGEPVIVSNVLECTSGLSWESLVMWRALRHVTNTKHGQHLAEKTIDCLDWTEGEINSHQLFTGYTNGRRDWLAWPQILKLKDWPPSNLFEEQLPRHCAEFISSLPFKEYTDPHKGSLNLAVKLPNGSLKPDLGPKTYIAYGFPQELGRGDSVTKLHCDMSDAVNVLTHIAEVKLDSDQLTVIEKLKQKHLEQEKRELLGDDQDGETNVDMLNNSSSTINALDRQTSVEVMEQEGGLCDGKEVDQFHQPSGSNEVAIANEDGISYGSELIEVDKVKINQGDLLFGGDASDGALWDIFWRQDVPKLQEYLKKHFRVFRMIDFWMYSWIMPMNYQTP, from the exons AATGCTGTAGATCTTCAGTACAAGGATTTAAGGCATTTTCAGTGGCATTGGGAAAAGGGGGAGCCTGTAATTGTCAGCAATGTGCTTGAATGTACATCTGGTTTAAGCTGGGAATCGCTTGTCATGTGGCGTGCATTACGTCATGTAACTAATACCAAGCATGGCCAACATTTGGCGGAGAAAACAATTGATTGCTTAGATTGGACTGAG GGGGAAATTAATAGCCACCAACTTTTTACTGGCTATACAAATGGTCGTAGAGATTGGCTTGCTTGGCCACagatattgaaattaaaagattGGCCTCCTTCTAATTTATTTGAGGAACAATTGCCTCGTCATTGTGCTGAGTTCATATCTTCCTTACCCTTCAAGGAATATACTGATCCTCACAAAGGTTCTCTTAACCTTGCTGTGAAGTTGCCTAATGGTTCTCTAAAGCCAGACCTGGGGCCAAAAACATATATTGCTTATGGATTTCCTCAGGAGCTTGGACGTGGTGATTCAGTGACTAAGCTCCATTGTGATATGTCTGATGCA GTAAATGTGTTGACTCATATTGCTGAAGTGAAACTGGATTCTGATCAACTTACTGTCATTGAGAAGTTGAAGCAAAAGCATCTCGAGCAAGAGAAAAGGGAGCTACTTGGTGATGATCAGGATGGAGAAACTAATGTTGACATGCTTAATAATTCATCTTCTACAATAAATGCTTTGGACAGGCAAACTAGTGTTGAAGTCATGGAACAAGAAGGTGGATTATGTGATGGGAAAGAAGTTGATCAGTTTCATCAACCGTCTGGTAGTAATGAGGTTGCCATTGCTAATGAGGATGGTATTTCATATGGATCAGAGCTCATAGAGGTTgacaaagtaaaaataaatcaaggtGATTTGTTGTTTGGGGGGGATGCTTCAGATGGTGCTCTCTGGGATATTTTTTGGAGACAGGATGTCCCTAAGTTGCAGGAATATCTGAAGAAGCATTTCAGAGTGTTTAG gatgATTGACTTTTGGATGTATAG TTGGATCATGCCAATGAATTATCAAACTCCCTGA